The region GAATTGAGGCCCGCGGCAAACGCAGCAAGGGCAGCAAACGAAACAGTGCCCACTGGGGCGGCATGGGCAGAATCGCCACTAGATCAAGCCAGTAGTGGCGGAAAAATCGTTGCTTTTTGCGGGCGATCGCAAATCGTAGGCATAGCTCAACAACAAAGCACAGCCGTAGGGGTAAATCCAACAGCATCACAAAAAAATTAGGGTGGCCGGGCTGTACCCAGAAGAGATCGACCACCACTAAAAGGACCCACATTAGGATCAACGCCAACAGGCTCATTTCTACCTGGGGTGAGTGCAAAAATAAATCGAGCTGCTGCCTCAGCCGGCTGTGTCCCATCGGTGCCCGTACAGGAGAACATTCATTTTGAGGTCAGCCTAAATTGGCGCGATCGCTGGCTAATCATCAACCTAAGTGGGAATCAGTTCTCCTGGGCGCAGTTTTGCCCACCGTCCCTGTTCTTCGACAAAACTCGCACAACCAACCACATCCCACTCCAATTGAATGACTTCCCCTTGGGTGCGGATATTCACATTGATTGTTGGCTCAATCGGGTCAAAGTCTGGCGTCAGGGTCAAATGGGGCTGCTGATGCTGCGCTTCAACAGCATGATAAGTGATGCAGCGATCCACCAAAGCGCAGTTAACACAAATACACATGGCCAACTCTCCCAATGCCACATGCTCCTACTCTAGCGCATCCCCTAGGGTCGCCAAGGAAACTGCTGAAAGTTGGGGGGGCGTTTTTCTAAAAAAGCGGTCTTGCCCTCAGCACTCTCTTGAGTAAGGTAGTACAGCAGCGTTGCATTCCCCGCTAATTCCTGGAGGCCGGCCTGACCATCACAATCGGCATTAAAAGCGGCTTTCAAACAGCGAATGGCCAAGGGACTTTTGCTGAGAATTTCCTGGGCCCAGCGAATCCCTTCTGCCTCTAGCGCCTCAACGGGAACAACGGCATTCACCAAGCCCATGGCCAGCGCCTCCTGAGCGGTATATTGCCGACAGAGAAACCAAATTTCCCGCGCTTTTTTTTGACCCACAATGCGGGCGAGATAACTGGCACCAAAGCCGGCATCAAAACTGCCCACCTTTGGCCCCGTTTGACCAAAAATGGCATTCTCAGCAGCAATTGTCAGGTCACAGACAAGGTGGAGCACATGGCCACCGCCAATGGCATAGCCGGCCACAAGGGCAATCACGACTTTGGGCAAGGAGCGAATTTGCCGTTGCAGATCCAGCACATTCAGCCGTGCCACCCCCTGCTCGTCGAGGTAACCTGCCTCACCGCGAATGCTTTGGTCACCACCCGCACAAAACGCATACTTACCATCGGTGTGGGGGCCTGCCCCCGTGAGCAAGACAACTCCAATGGTGGGATCGTTGCGGGCATCCTCAAAGGCCTGACTCATTTCAACAATGGTTTGAGGGCGAAAGGCATTGCGCTTGTGGGGGCGATTAATCGTAATTTTGGCAATGCCTGTCGTTTTGTGGTAAAGGATGTCAGTGTAGTTGTGAACCTGCCGCCAGTGGACGCTGTCCATACAGTATCATTGCTGAGGTGAATTCCTATTGTACCCTGAGGGTTCCCAGGTTGAGAGGGGGATAGCATGGCCTAACAATTGACCTGTTCCACCTGTGGAAGTCCCCAAGGGCAAGTTCACCACAGCAGCGCGCCAGAAAACCCTTGATGGTCTCTTTCCCTGAAGGCTTGATAGGAGTCCTGCAATACAAGGCGCGGAAGGCCACCAATGGGTTCCTCCGTAATCCTCAGGTATCATAAAACTCTAGGCACATGGGCATCGCAGTAGAATGGGCAGTGATTTTCTCACAGGACTCAATCCCTCACAGCGGCAGGCGGTGGAGCACTACTCGGGTCCCCTGTTGGTGGTGGCAGGGGCCGGTTCTGGGAAAACGCGCACGCTCACCTATCGAATTGCCCATTTGATTCGCCATCATCAGGTCGCACCAGAGCATATCTTGGCGGTGACGTTTACCAATAAGGCCGCCCGCGAGATGAAGGAGCGGATTGAAACCCTTTTTAGCCAAGAGATGGCCCAGCAACTCTACGGCAGAGACTGGCTGGATCTGTCCCCTGCAGAACAGCGGCGGGTGCGATCGCGCGTCTATCACACCTACACCCAGCCCCTATGGATTGGCACCTTCCACAGCCTGTGTGCTCGACTCCTGCGCTTAGAAATTGAGGCCTATCAACATCCCCAAGGGTATCGCTGGACGCGGCATTTCACAATTTTTGATGAGTCGGACGTCCAAAGCCTAATTAAGCAAATTGTTACCGGTGAACTCAATCTCGATGAGCGCAGGTATGATCCGCGTGCTATCCGCTACAAAATTAGCCATGCCAAAAACCGCGGACTCAGCCCAGATCAATTGGCGCAGGAACAGCGATCGCCTGCTGGCCGTGTAGCAGCAGAGGTTTATCGTTGCTATGAAGCCGCTCTTGCCAAGAATAATGCCCTGGATTTTGATGATTTAATTTTGCGAACCGTGCATCTGCTGCAACAGCGCCCTGAGCGTCTTGACTATTGGCATCAGCAGTTCCAGCATATCCTGGTGGATGAGTACCAAGATACCAACCGCACCCAATACGATTTCATTCGGCTGTTGGCCACCAATGGCACTCCCCCCCAAGAGTTTCGGAATTGGGGCAATCGCTCAATTTTTGTCGTGGGTGATGTGGATCAATCCATCTATTCATTTCGCTGCGCTGATTTCACAATCCTGATGAATTTCCAGCAGGATTTTGGCGATCGCCTACCCGATCAGCAGACCCGCACCATGATCAAGTTGGAAGAAAACTATCGCTCCGTCGCCA is a window of Thermosynechococcus vestitus BP-1 DNA encoding:
- a CDS encoding Ycf34 family protein; amino-acid sequence: MCICVNCALVDRCITYHAVEAQHQQPHLTLTPDFDPIEPTINVNIRTQGEVIQLEWDVVGCASFVEEQGRWAKLRPGELIPT
- the menB gene encoding 1,4-dihydroxy-2-naphthoyl-CoA synthase → MDSVHWRQVHNYTDILYHKTTGIAKITINRPHKRNAFRPQTIVEMSQAFEDARNDPTIGVVLLTGAGPHTDGKYAFCAGGDQSIRGEAGYLDEQGVARLNVLDLQRQIRSLPKVVIALVAGYAIGGGHVLHLVCDLTIAAENAIFGQTGPKVGSFDAGFGASYLARIVGQKKAREIWFLCRQYTAQEALAMGLVNAVVPVEALEAEGIRWAQEILSKSPLAIRCLKAAFNADCDGQAGLQELAGNATLLYYLTQESAEGKTAFLEKRPPNFQQFPWRP